The DNA window GTTATcaactaataataaattcttaaatgaaACTCTGATAGACaatgtattaatttttagtctgttgaattatgaaataaaataaaaaatatcatttataaaaaaataaaaaaagagtgattgtgaaattttttattattttattttatttttggtatttaGAGACATGTTTTTggtgactttttttttatttagagacATGTTTGAAAAAGCTTCCtaattatttttagtgaaaTTTGCACCTCCGTAGTTATTAagaaagaatcatttttatcacaaattaattgaaaatttgaaatgaataaatttaactattttactTCCAGAATAGCGTCGGCATCAATATAACTAAAGAAAAGTGAtttaatagaaataataaaaaaattacttgtttcccaagtaaaataatttacttatataataatactaaaaaaatactttatataagtTATTTAATGGAGGTGAAATTTTGTAAATTTAACAGCACATTATAATAATATACTATAACATTTAATATACTCTATatgtataatattttaaagaaaaatgccAACGAATTATagttcaaataatataatttctctATACTTAGTTAAATGTTACGAATTTAAGTCtcattcttaattttaaaaaaatatattttaaggaTAGATAATGAATACTATTAAAGTATGAATACTACTAGTATTCTTAGTACTCTTTGTTTACTGGATATTGTGTAatattagtataatttttttattaaaaaaaattaattcaactGAATTAATATTGATTATTCTTAAATACAGCAACAAATCATTAGAAATTCTAGTTCATCTTTTAatgaaaaaacatttttttcttcatgAAAAGTACAATGAATTACATCATTTAAAAGCTTTACTTGATAATCTCCATGGGAACAGCATTCGACAACAGCTCCTCTATTACCTGTAAATTTTGACGCAGCTCTAACTTTTTTAGTTATTTCTACTATTTTGATGTTTAAATCACCAAGAACAACATCTCTAACATTGGTCTTCGTAGGTCAAAATTTCGATTTATGAGTTAGAGTGCTGTAATAAACAGAGAGTACTCATAgtattctttatttattggACATTGCGTGAcattagtataattttttttattttaaaaaaattaattcaactgaattaatattgattatttttaaatacaacGACAAATCATTGAAAATTTTAGTTCGTCTTtcaatgaaaatatattttttcttaatgaaGACTATAATAGATTACATCATTTATAAAGTTTTCAAGTTAGTGTCATTTAGATAGGAAAGAACAAGTTCAATTGGCTGTAACACAAATGCTGCTTGGTTACATTCTTCCCGTAGAAGCTTTATCTGACCACAGTGACAATATACCACAATAGCTCAACTTTTTTAGCTATCTCTACCATTTTGATGTTTAAATTACTAAGGACAGTATCTTCAAATATTGGCTTTTGCACGGTAAAATTCTGATTCATGAGTGCTGCAAGTTTAGAGAGTATTCCTAATACTTAGGAGTGGATCCTCTccactaaaaaaaaaactggatgaTATCTAGTAGAAAATCTCATCCTTTATtactttctctctcttatttatttttagtcttatttgtaaaattaaagGTAGGAGATTGCACTTTATTCTTTccagtaacaaaaaaaaataaagagaattcaTTTCCCTAACATTTCTAGTACTCTCTGTTTATTGGGTATTATATAACAcaaatataacttttttttaatttaaaaaaaattaattcaactGAATTAATATTGATTATTCTTAAATACAGCAACAAATCATTGAAAATTCTAGTTCGTCTCGAAAAGACATTTTTTCTTAGTGAAGAGCATAATAAATTGGTGCAGACTCTGGTggcttattttttttcatggcTAAGGTGACTAAGTGGCTAAACCAAAAGAATGCTAGCATGTGATTTAGTGAGCAGAGACTGAAAGGTTTATTTGACTTTGCTGACTTCAGTAACTTAAGTAATCATTTAAGGTAAAAAAGTTGGATGGTTAAGGAAAATGCTATGTGTCCTTTAAAATTCAGCCTTTATTCAgcctttaaatttaaataatattatttaaataaattttagttaaaagaCATTCCTAATTTGTAGCTAAACATgttggtaattaaaattaacccCCTCCCTCTCTCGTGtacgttcttttttttttcttctctctcactgttctttacaaaaattttcataGAAGCGTATTATTTCTCTACaggtaaatttattatttcatattAGATGAGTCGTGctattttgtttctatttcGAGTGACTTACATACTAACTCAAAACTCATTCATCATTATTTTAATAAGATTATATCAACAtttgaattaaataataaataatcaatGTATATATcaatattcttttcttcttctttatttatttatttctttctttctttcttttatttatatttttgaattttttcattgcttatttgaatattaacgcttttaaaattattaaaatgtatgttcgtaaaaattaatttttttcaattgtaacacatctaaaattattaaattatacataaaatatttttaaaacacatccaaaattataaatctaaaatttaaatttaagcattaaaaataaaattaattttttatatcttattcgaGAAAAACTCatctaatatttctctttttttaatagttaGATTTTTTCGttacttattttaatattaatgcttttaaaagtattaaaatGCTTGTttgtaaaaattcaattttgttttcaattgtaacacatctaaaattattaagtgatacaaaaaatatttctaaaacacatccaaaatcataaatcaaaaatttaaatttaaacattaaatataaaattaattttttttatatcttattcgaTAAAATTCATCTaatatttctcatttttttattatttgttgaattttatcgttacttatttgaacatcaatgtttttaaaattattaaaatgtatgtttgtaaatattggttattttttatttattacacatctaaaattattgacTTATATGCAAAACATGTttgaaacacatccaaaattttaagacggtttaagatttattttaaaattttaaattcaaaattttgaattataactaatttgatttttggatgtgtatttaaattgtaattataatatattaataattaagtatattaaatttaaaatagaaatttaaaatttaaatttaaattttaaatttcagttttatttagtttgtattttgaatgtgtatttaattttaaaaagacactaaatctatttaaaatttttagatatgtttgttttatttttttaaaattattgtaataaaaggCTGAATATTGTACAACTTTTAAAGGATACCTAGTTGAACTGGATGGTTAATTAGGACCATCATCTTTGAGAGTTAATCAGATTAAGAAAAAAGgccaattaaaaattttaaaaagctaTCCAAATAACCTAAATGACCAAAAAATTCTCAAACACAAGCGTGTGGCGAGGGTGGTTGACGACGTCGGAGCCTCCTCCGATCTGCGGctgtattttcttattatttggaTGCAATCTGTACAGCAGCATATACAGGCACTCATCCTCGTTAATTTTCTGATATGTTAATTAagtatttttacaaatttttaattctatccaaatgtaacatttttttaacatatCAAAAAATGCTAGTAAAATAGTTTGATTTTCACATATCTctttacaaattaatttaaaatttattgtttgtaAAATACGATGAAAAACAGTAATATAaggatttttttcttataaatcaatatcttctaaaaaaaagttgataataaataacaaaatgaaaaattaattaccttaaattaagataataaaacatacattttacaaaaattgtgaaaattaataatacattttttattttattattttactaattttttattttaaaatattcaaatttttatatatataaaaaattttattatttccaaaaaaaattacaataaaagatgAATNNNNNNNNNNNNNNNGttaattgattctaattttatttataattaatataagaaAATTTTGTACTAACAcggattttttaggtttttcaattaaaattttaaagaattattttcgttttttaaatttcattattaaaggaatctatcaatctaatcctaaaatgaataaaaaatcctctttctttatttttttccctcTATATTGTCCTCTCCACCttaatttttcattcatttCTAAAAATTAGATTTATTCTTTGCCCAACCTATGTTTTGcacattcaatttttttctaaaacaagTGTTTTTGTCCATTCACACCTTAATCCGCCCATGTTACAGCcatttttttaagtcaaaattACTCCACTATCCCTACAGTAAACCTCACAAACTTCCGCGCTCAATACGAAGAGATCTTTTTGACACATAGTCGATGGAAGACTCACCACTTGCCACATGTCAACGTGTTATTAGCCAGTCAAACATCAGCTCCTCTTAGCTACTTAAAACCATACCACCAGAAAACCCACCTAATAAATTACAtcatttaaaagatttttaagtCCGTGTCATTTAGACTAGAAGGAACAAGTTCAATTGGTTGTAACACAAATCCTATTTGGTTACATTCTTCCTTTAGAAGTTTTACGTGAGAATTCCCATGGGACAATATACCACAACAGCTTCTCCACTTCCTGTAAATTTTGACGCAGACTTTTCTAGCTACCTCTACCATTTTGATGTTTAAATCACCAAGGGCAGCATCTCCAAACATTGACATTCGCAGGTCAAAATTTCGATTCATGAGTGCTGCAAGTTTAGATTTGTCATTTTCTTCTAATgcctttcttccttcttttgctAAATTTGCAACTTCTTTCATTGATGATACAATGAACTCTTCACCATTAAGCCACCTTTGCCTTACTTGACTATGAACCTTCCCAGAATCACTAGGATTCTCAGCATAGATTAGATGCAGAGGTCGGAGGAGATTCATATCCAAAGGCTCATAAACTCCATGTCCCAGTTTATCCATGTTTTCCTTGCTGAAATCCATGTAAACTAGACCCCCATAGACTTGTGCGACACGATCCTGAAGACCAGCAACTATGCCTAGCTCATTCTCTGCTGCGAGGACAAGGCCGGGCCTCACCTCAACCTTGATTAGATGACGGACATCATAGAAATCAAGAAGGCAATTTAAGGCAGCACAGACAATTGCACTAGAACCTGAAAGTCCTGTCTGACGAGGTATATCAGTATCATAAGAGAGAGTGAAATTCTTCTCAGTGAGAGTAATGGCATTCTCCTTGCAGTAATTGTGGAAAACCTTGCAAATCGCCATAAGCAACCGCACTCAACCTATTCACCAATTGAGGAAGAGAGGTGAAGCGGACGAAATCGTGAATAGGATGCGGTTGAATTAAGAGGTCGTTGGAAGGGTGGAGGGTGACGGTGGCGGAGAAATTGGCGAGGCTGAGAGAGATTGTGTTGCCGTAATACACGTCGCTTGGGTTGCCGAGAAGCCCCACACGCGCGTAAGCCTTGTGCTTTATAACACCCTCGCCTTCCATTGctattttctctctttcagTCTTTTGTTTCAATGCTAGTCTCGAACCTGATCACTTGGGTTTGAGTTATTGCTCCTTAACAAAGAGTACCAATTCTCTGAATTTGAAAATACTTAAAACTACCAATTGTTGGATTGGAAAAAAAATAGTgggaaattgtgatttatatTAAGATAGagcaatattatatttattatgtaGTATCAAGTAATATTTTCAAGTTTTGATATTAAAAGTAAATGATAAGTAAGAAATATcaaagatttatttttatattaaaaaagaaagtatATATGTGTTTCTTGAAGATAAAAGTAATTTGATTTGAAGTATAAAGTTTgttgtaatttgaattagattgattttattttatctttcagTTCAATTCAAAATCCAATCTGAAGTTGCGACGATAATTAGATGGatttatttaacttttagaaaaataaaaattataattttaaaaagacaagtatttttaattgataaaataaataaataaaacttaaatgattctgaaatattaaattaataaaaatcgtATTCGAAAGATTTAAATCTTTCGAAgacaattttgattaatttaatttttttaaaattaatttaactatttactcccatgatatataatacataataaatagGGTAAAAAACGTAAACAAGCCAAGGAGAGAACAATTTGACACAAATAAGTCAAAGCAAAATCTGattcatcaatcaaccaaagTACATTTCTATGTAGTTCGAACCAATTTGGTTCGAACTCAGTTTtcatgtaattcgaaccaattaggttcgaattacacattgTAAACGTTTGccacataattcgaaccaattaggTTCGAACTCCAActctataattcgaaccaattaggttcgaattacacacattaagtaattcgaaccagcttggttcAATTTACACAGACCATATTTCGTACTAGGTTGGTTCGAATTAGTGAGGACTAGACCTGTATATATATGATGTGAACGTGAGTTGCTATCATTAGAGGGGAGGTaagatggctagtgaggagagttttgtAGTGTTGGTTCACCACAGAGGATCCATTAAGAGGAAAACTCGTTCcggtgtgaagttcactgataaGAATCCTCTCTGTATTATCGTCAGGCCTAAGACGAGGTATGAGGACCTTGTTAGCTCTGTACTGCTAAAACTTGGTCTAGAAGGTGTGAAACGGGTTAAGAAGTTTTTTATCGAATTCCAATCACGGTGCTCCAGGAAACCGTAAAGTACGATTGTTTCACAATTGGGAGTGATGATGACTTGCAGGTCATGTTTCATTGTCGCTGGTAGTTTCCAGAGGTGAGGACACCAGAACTGTTGGCAAAGTTGGTTGACGTGGTGTCCAGCTCGGGGGGTTCGAACCGGAATACCACCACTTTAGCCATGGTAGCCGGTTCTAGCTCCAGACCAGCCGTTGCATCTTCCTCCGTCCCTGCGTACGAGCCACTCGTCCAACCTGTTGCCTCCCCTTCGTTCGCTGTTGATCTCAACGGCAGTGTAGGCGACGAGGTCGGAAAAGGGGAATATCTGCGGACCTCTTTACAGTGTGTTGTACCGGCAGGTAGGGGTGCACAGACCCGGCCCGGCCCGGTCCCGAACACTTTAGGAACTAATTTGGAgtgatttcatcgggtttagGGTTGGGtacgggtctcaaaaatagacccgacCATTATTTTGGGTCGGGTCCGGGCCatagctcgggtcacccgaagtcggcccggtggcccggtcatcaaacacaattaatattttgtgttattagtgatggatcatgactattcttacgtggaatttaagtattgtaaaccttaatattttgtgttattagtcattataagactataagttaatgttttatgtttagaatgcataagattttagactaatacataagattgtgttatttgtattgatttaaatatttggtattattagacaatattagtattgattgtggttatgctttaatattgattgtggttatgctttaattttgaagaattgttggttcttgttatatttttctaagtgaattttccCATGTTAACTAATGGTTGGAGCcttggaaatttggatatttttacatgctagtttacaagaaggtatcaacataatgtaatgttaacggcccgATTTTTACCCGGTTTTTATCCGGTATAATTGTGGCTCGAAAGTGTAttggtttcatcgggtctagggccgggttcgggtctaataaatagacccggtgtatatttcgggtcgggtctgGGTCACATCAAACCCGGCTTCACCCGGCCCCTGGGTCACATCAAACCCGACTTTACCCGGCCCATGTGCACCCCTACCAGCTGGGGTTGGAGATGGATTATTGAATGATCCAGAGGACGATGATGTCGAGCCGAATATGATTGCTGATGACAGTGGCGATGATGTTGGAGCAAGTGAGCCTGTTAGGGCGGGCGGTGGTTCTAGCTTTGGCACGCAGCAGTACCCTCCACATTTTTCCTCTTTGGACTTGGATGCAATGAGGCAGGAGGGGGTTCCTGGGCAGCCGACTGGATTTGGCGCTAGAGATGCTGAAGGGTCTGTTGGTCTGACAGAGTTTCAGGTTGGTCAGCAATTTCCGGATAAAGAAGAGACCCTCTTAAGTGTCAAGACTTACAGCATCCGTCGAGGGGTACAGTACAAGGTCGTGGAGTCTAACTATTGCCGGTATGTGGGCAAGTGTTCTGAGTTCGGCaatgggtgcacatggttgattcggCTTAGTCTTCGACAGCGAAAGGGAGTTTGGGAGGTCAAACGTTACAACAGACCGCATACTTGTCTCGCCACCTCCATTTCCAGCGACCACAGGAGTTTGGATTACCATGTGATATCGGCATTCACTATGCCAATGGTTAGGGCTGATGCATCCATCAGCATCAAGGTGCTCCTAAATGCCACCGCCACACACTTTGGGTTTAGGCCGACTTACAGGAGGGTCTGGTTGGCGAAGCAGAAGGCTGTTGCCCTCATCTATGGTGACTGGGATGAGTCATACAATGAGCTCCCAAGGTGGGTGTTAGGAGTCCAGTTGACGATGGCTGGTACTGTTGTAGTCCTAAAGACGAGCCCTGTTCGTGTCGGTGGAGAGTTGGACGAGTCTCGAGCTTATTTTCACAGACTATTCTGGACGTTTCTACCGTGTATCAAGGCATTCCGTCATTGCAAGCCCCTAATTAGTATTGACGGCACCCATCTGTATGGCAAGTATGGGGGAACGTTGCTTTTCGCGATTGCACGGGACAGGAACTCCAACATACTCCATGTTGCATTCGCATTAGTCGAGGGTGAGAATGCTGAGTCGTGGCCCTTCTTTCTCTCCCACCTGCGTGAGCATGTGACACCGCCGCCGGGTCTGCTGGTTATCTCGGATAGGCATAACGGCATCAAGGCCGCGCTTGAGGCTCCTGACGGAGGCTGGTTACCTCCGTCTGCATACCGGGCATTCTGCATTCGACATGTTGCGGCAAATTTTGCCCTCACCTTCAAGGGCAAAGACGTAAGGAGCCTACTTGTGAATGCGGCGTACGCTAAGACCGAGGTCGAGTTCCATTACTGGTTTGATATTCTTAGGTCCGAAGACCCGGCAATGTGTGACTGGGTGAACCGGATTGAGTATTCGTTGTGGACACAGCATTGTGATGAGGGGCGTAGATTCGGACACATGACGACGAATATATCTGAGTGTGTGAACTCGATCCTCAAGGGTGTCAGAAACCTTCCTGTGTGCTCGCTAGTGAAGGCAACATACGGAAGGTTGGCCGAATTATTTATTCGCAAAGGGAGAGAAGCTGAGGCGCAGCTGGGAACCGGACAACAATTTAGTCAGCACTTGGTGAAGTGTATAGAGGCCAACTTGAAGACGGCTAGGTGCTTCACGGTTACTGTGTACGACAGAGATAACTCTGAGTTCACCGTCGCAGAGACAACTCCGACTGGTTCTTTCTCACTGGGTAGCTACAGAGTCTCGCTTGCATCTCAGACATGTGACTGCGGATACTTCCAGGCACTTCATTTCCCGTGTCCCCTTGCACTGGCATGCTGTGCCTACGCACGACTTACATGGGAGCCTTACGTCCACCAAGTATATCGTCTTAGTTCGGTCTTTAGTGTGTATCGGATGGGTTTCACACCTCCCATTCCGGAGGGTTTCTGGCCACCATATGACGGGCCGACTGTCATCCCTGACCCCAATAAGAGGCGTGCGAGAGAGGGTCGTCCGAGGTCCACTCGGATACGGACCAATATGGACGAGGCAGATCCGAACCGGCCAAAGAGATGTGGGCTTTGTCGGCAGCCCAGCCACACACGTCGGAGTTGCCCACAGCTCTGAGGAGCAGAGCACACACGGGGGCATGATTAGGTGTATTGGTGACTTTGGTACTTTTGTTGTTTCAATTTCACGTTTAGATTCCACTATTATcggttttcttacttgtagtTGGTGACTAATAGAATTTGTTAACTTTAGTGTGATGTACTTTGAATGGGATTTTAGTTAATGAATATGTTCTGTCTCCGCAGTTTTAAACGAAATGTATGTCTAATGCACACCGGAATAAATAACTGTGCGAGTTTATTAAGCCATGATGCAGAAACTATGTTCGTAACTTAAATTGCTGTGTGGAACGAATTCTTAGTAATTCGAACCATATTAGTTCGAATTACTTGGTGGCTATTTCTTCACTCTAATTCGGACataattggttcgaattatagagTTGGAGTTCGAAcctaattggttcgaattatgtggCAAACGTTTAcaatgtgtaattcgaacctaattggttcgaattacatggaAACTGAATTCGAACCAAATTGGTTCGAACTATATAAAAATGTGCTTTGGTTGATTGATAAATCAGATTTTGCTTTGACTTATTTGTGTCAAATTGTTCTCTTCTTGGCTTGTTTAGGTTTTTTAccctaataaatatattataaataaagtcttaaatttgattaaaaaaaaattccaatCTTCTGAACAATAAGATAAGATCCAATAAATCTTGAAATCATATAATCCATCAAATctcataaatcaaattaaacccTCAAAATTtgcaatttgaaaataaaatctttgATTATTTCATCTCAAATCTAAAACTCTGATACAAACCCCACCAAATCGTCTTAGTAATTCTAATTCTAATCATAACAAAAACATTCATAACCAATAAAATACTGCCACGTGTCCATACGAAAAAATTATCATCACTCGTTCATTATAAATTGAGACTCAAGCACCTTTCAACTCATCGTTTTCTAAAACGCTCTTTTCGTTCTCTCTTCAATTaggagaaaaaagaaagggggAAAAAGAACAACgaaattagggttaggatttTAGCCCTCTTTCTTCTTCGTGTAAATCTAATTCAGCAAAGaatctctcttttcttcttcaatcgaTAATAAATGGCGTCAACGAAGAAGATCACTTTGAAAAGTTCCGATGGCGAGGCGTTTGAGGTTGACGAGGCAGTGGCTCTCGAATCGCAGACGATCAAGCACATGATCGAAGACGATTGCGCTGACAGTGGAATTCCTCTTCCAAACGTCACCAGCAAGATCCTTGCGAAGGTGATTGAGTATTGCAAGAAGCACGTCGATGCTGCTGCTTCCGAGGAGAAGCCATCCGAGGAGGATCTCAAGATGTGGGATGCTGAATTCGTTAAGGTCGATCAGGCCACGCTCTTCGATCTTATTCTGGTGAGTTTTCAATTCTCGGCGTTCGTTCTTTGGAACTATTGGTCTTGAATTCTTGCGTTTGATTTCATAATTTGGGTATTAGGGTTTTTGAATTTGGGATTTTTGTTAGGTGTTTAGTtacttttgattttgttttatttatatgtttGATTGTTCTGGGTTTTGAAACTTGGGAGCTGTGGTTTTTTCTTTGAGATTCGGGATTTTTGTAAATTTAGGTTTATCTGATTTGTTGATTATTACGATTAACAATTTGGTGTGCATTCTGTTAATGAGGGTTAGGTCTATAATTAAGCTGGGTTCCGAGTTAGTATGTAGTCACAAGTATCATATGGCTATTTCCTAATTGTTGTTAATTTGTTGAAATTGTTAATGGTGTTAGTAGTCTTTGCTGTAGTTACCTTGAGTAATTGAGATTATTGATTAATAATGATGATTATTGGGTTAACCTTGAATTGTGAAATTTTGGTTCTTTCAGGCTGCAAACTACTTGAACATCAAGAGCCTCTTGGACCTTACTTGCCAGACAGTGGCAGACATGATCAAGGGCAAGACTCCGGAGGAGATTCGCAAGACGTTCAATATCAAGAATGACTTCACGccggaggaggaggaggaggtccGCCGCGAAAACCAGTGGGCATTTGAATGATGATGATCTGCTGCTTCTCCTGCTGCATGCTTAGCTTCTCAGATTGGTGCCCTGTGGTTCCATTTATGCTATAGTTGCTAGTTTTACTTTGATGGTTTATCTTGTTTTCCCTATTTTTGTTATGTCAATGTTGGTGACTTGGTGACAAGACTTTCTCTTATTTGGATCTTGAAATTGTAAGTATTTGGTTATGGTGGAGGAATGATTTGTTTCTGGGTACCATGTTTTAATGTTCAATTCTTTGCCAAGCTTTTTTCTTCTGAGAAAAGAATTACTTTCTTATTCGTGTTGCTTGCTTTGAATACATAACACCGAAAACTGTCATTAACGGTTCCAATATAATCCAATTTTCTATCATGATTATATCAATAGGTATATAAAATGTTCACTTGTTTGAACCAACTTATGGATTTAGCTCCCTAGATTCCTTTACTTACTTCAGCACTTAGCACCTGTACATAACCATTTTGACAAACTCAgattataatatcattcaataaTTATTGTATTTGTTTCTTCACATGCAAACACAGAATATATTATGCATCTGAAATTTCTCGAACTATCTTCTTAAGAATCTTCTTTGGTTCACATTGTAAAGTAGACAAGTTTTAGTAAATCTAAACAAAATTCATAGACATATTACAGATTAAAAAAACATTGGTAGGAGAAAAGAGAAACCAAAATATACTCAACATGATCTGATATAAGACACATTCAAGTTACTATTAAGAGAAATTTTTAAACTTCTTTAAAGTAATAAATACATTGaaactttaagttttataaattttgtattgTCTCATTTGTAAATAGATATCAATCTAGTTCCGAAGAAGATCCTTCAGAGACTTTTTCCTCTTGAACAACTCAAAGACCTGCTCTTTTCTATGAAACTATGAtgcagagagagagaagagaaattgaatctgatattttgtattattgttCTAAATTGTTAGTTGTACAATTTTGATAGTTCAGATATTAGCTAATGGCAGTAGCTTGTGGATTGAGTAAAccagatttggatgattctGTTTTGACAGTTATaacaaaagtttatttttctgATTCTGTTAAGCTAA is part of the Arachis duranensis cultivar V14167 chromosome 1, aradu.V14167.gnm2.J7QH, whole genome shotgun sequence genome and encodes:
- the LOC107476288 gene encoding SKP1-like protein 1B, whose amino-acid sequence is MASTKKITLKSSDGEAFEVDEAVALESQTIKHMIEDDCADSGIPLPNVTSKILAKVIEYCKKHVDAAASEEKPSEEDLKMWDAEFVKVDQATLFDLILAANYLNIKSLLDLTCQTVADMIKGKTPEEIRKTFNIKNDFTPEEEEEVRRENQWAFE